The sequence AGCATCGCCGAAAGCCTGTCGCGCGTGCCGGGCCTGGCCACCCAGCGCCTGAACGGCCGCGCCAACGTGATCTCGATCCGCGGCCTGGACCCCGGTTTCGCCGGCACTACGCTGAACGGGCGCGAGCAGGCCACGATCGGCGAGAACCGCGGCGTCGAATACGACCAGTACCCGTCCGAGCTGATCAGCGGCGTGGCGATCTACAAGACGCCCGACGCCAGCCTGATCGGCCAGGGCCTGTCCGGCACCGTCGACCTGCACACCATCAAGCCGCTGGACCTGCCCGGCCCTGCCTTCGCGGTCAATGTGCGCGGCGAGCACACCACCAACGGCAAGCTCAACCCGGGCAGCGGCGTGGGCGACATGGGCCACCGCGCCAGCATCTCCTACATCAACCAGTTCTTCGACCACACCCTGGGCCTGGCCGTGGGCTTCGCCCACCTCGACTCGCCGATCCAGGAAAAGCAGTACCAGGCCTGGTGGTGGAGCATGAACAACGGCCCGGGCAGCGCCGAGGACAACTGGGGCGCACCGCACACGCCCGGCATGCCCGACGGCGTGATCTCACAGGAAGGCATGCAACTGCGTGCGCAATCGCTGCGCCAGAAACGCAGCGGCCTGATGGCCGTGCTGGAGTGGGCGCCGGGCGACCACTACCACTCCACCCTGGACGTGTACCACTCCATCTTCGGCGAGAAGAAGTTCACCAACGGCGCGCAGTGGTCGAGCAACCCGTGGGACAACGTCAGCTACTCCAACGTCGGCGTCACCCCGGCGCAGCCCTACCCGATCGTCACTTCCGGCACCATCAGCGGCATCGCGCCGATCCTGCAGAACCAGTACACCAAGGAACACGACAAGCTGTTCTCCGCCGGCTGGAACAACCAGTACGACTTCGACAACGGCTGGACGGCGACCGCGGACCTGTCGTACTCCAGCGCGAAGAAGAAGCTGCACGACGCCTACCTGTTCACCGGCCTGGCCGGCGGCGCCTTCACCAGCGTCGACTTCCGCACCCCGGCCGGCAACGGCTATCCGTACTTCTCGCCGGCGGTGAACCTGGCCGACCCGTCGCTGGTGGTGTTCACCGACCCGGACGGCTACGGCTACAACGGCCGCCAGGAGTTCGACACCCAGAAGGACACCATCAAGGCCGTGCGGCTGGAGGTAAGCCACCCGCTGGGCTGGATCTTCAGCAGCATGAACCTGGGCGTGAACTACTCCGACCGCACCAAGACCAAGCAGGCCGACGTGCAGTTCGCCTGGTTGAACGGCAACGGCTCCACCCGGGACACCTACGACAACCACTTCAGCGCGCCGGTGAACCCGGGCTTCCTGTGGGCGCCAACCTCGCTCGGCTACGGCGGCATCCCGGGCATACTCAGCTACGACGTGCTGGGCGCGCTGGCGAACCAGTTTTACTTGACCGAGCGCAACGGCCAGGGTGACTGGAGCCGCAACTACACGGTGGAAGAAAAAGTCCCGGTGGCCTACGCCAAGTTCAACATCGAGACCACGCTGGGCAACGTACCGCTGACCGGCAACGTGGGCGTGCAGTTCGTGCGCACCGACCAGTCTTCCACCGCGCTGCAGACCAACGGCGACACCCTGGTCGGCAGCATCAACGACGGCGCCAAGTACAACAACGTGCTGCCCAGCCTGAACCTGGTGGCGCATCTCACCGACCGCCAGTACCTGCGCTTCGGCTTCGCCAAGACCATGGCGCGCGGGCGCATCGACGACGAGAAGGTCGCCACCTCGGCCGGCTTGTCGAAGGTGCAGGACGGCCCCGCCGCCGGCCAGGTGCTGTGGTCCGGCAGCGGCGGCAACCCGAAGCTGAAGCCGTACGTGGCGGTGGGCACCGACCTGTCGTACGAGTTCTATTTCGGCAAGTCCAGCTACTTCGCCGCGGCGGTGTTCAACAAGAACCTGCTGAACTACATCTACAACCAGACCACGCTGGACTACGACTTCTCGCACTACACCAACAACGATCCCACGCTCACCCCGACCAGCAACATCGGCTCGTTCACCCGGCCCGCGAACGGCACCGGCGGCAAGATGCAGGGCCTGGAGCTGTCCGGTGCGCTGGAAGGCGGGCTGCTGGCGCAGGCGCTGGACGGCTTCGGCGTGCAGGCCAACTTCTCGCTGACCAACAGCAACATCCCGAAGAACTCGATCTCGTCGATCCCCGGCGGCCCGGCGACCCTGCCCGGGCTGTCGCGCAAGGTCGCCAACCTGGCGCTGTACTACGAGAAGTACGGCTGGTCGGTGCGCGTGGCCGAACGCTACCGCTCGTCCTTCACCGGCGAGGCGGTGGCGCTGTTCGACCAGCTCGGCTACACCAAGATCCTGGCCAACCGGCAGACCGACTTCCAGCTCGGCTACGCGTTCTCCGAGGGCAGCCTGAACGGCTTGTCGCTGCTGCTGCAGGTCAGCAACCTCAGCAACACGGCGGACAAGAGCGTGCAGATCTCCGGCCTGCCCAACAACGTGCAGGTGACGCGCCCGCTGGAGTACGACACCTGGGGCCGCACGGTGATGTTCGGGGTGAACTACAAGCTGTAGGCGACCCGGCAAGCGCGGGAAACCATGGAACCCGGGGAGCGATCCCCGGGTTTTTCATGGGTGCCCGTCAGGCGGAAAGATGCTCGTACAGGATCACCGCGCCCACCCCGATCAGGATGACGCCGCCGATGATCTCCGCGCGCCGGCCGACCATCGCGCTCAGCACATGGCCGAGCATGATGCCCAGCGTGACCATGCTGAACGTGCACAGGCCGATCACCAGCGCCACCACCGCGATCGGCGTATCGACGAAGGCCAGCCCCACGCCCACCGCCAGCGCGTCGATGCTGGTGGACAGACCGGTGATGGCGAGGCCGACGATGCCGTGCTTCTTCGCCTCGTCGACCGGCTCGCCCGAGTCTGGCTGCACGCCAGCCCAGATCATGTGCAGGCCCAGCACCAGCAGCAGGCCGAAGGCGATCCAGTGGTCCCAGGCCTCGATGTAGCGCGAAGCGCCCTTGCCCAGCAGCCAGCCGAGCACCGGCGTGATCGCCTCGATCACGCCGAAGATCAGGCCGGCGCGCATGGCCTGGGACAGCCGTGGACGCGTCATGGCCGCGCCCTTGCCGATCGCCGCGGCGAACGCGTCGGTGGACATGGCGAAACCGAGCAGCAGGATGGAAACGGGATTCATGGGTTGCCATTAGGTCGGGCCAGGCGCAACGGCACGACGGCGCGCCCGACCGTCGTGGCGCCATCAGCCGTTGGTCTCGCCAACCAGGATCGGTGTCTTCGCCACGGCAGATTCAAGCCGAGCATGTTGACGAAGACGCCTCGTCGGGACGAGGCAGGCTACTCCCCAAGGGGTGTCGCGCTGGCGGCAGCACCGCCAGCGCGGCGGCAAGGTTAGCACGACCACGCGGCCAA is a genomic window of Rhodanobacter thiooxydans containing:
- a CDS encoding TonB-dependent receptor, with the translated sequence MNSCRMPQARFARPVHFLQRPLAIACAAALFGLVLAGTASAQDAQQAPPSTDQQTAPANPNAKPAKKTSKKSEDRVSTLDAIVVTGIRGSIENSLRAKQNSDNIIEAISAEDIGKLPDASIAESLSRVPGLATQRLNGRANVISIRGLDPGFAGTTLNGREQATIGENRGVEYDQYPSELISGVAIYKTPDASLIGQGLSGTVDLHTIKPLDLPGPAFAVNVRGEHTTNGKLNPGSGVGDMGHRASISYINQFFDHTLGLAVGFAHLDSPIQEKQYQAWWWSMNNGPGSAEDNWGAPHTPGMPDGVISQEGMQLRAQSLRQKRSGLMAVLEWAPGDHYHSTLDVYHSIFGEKKFTNGAQWSSNPWDNVSYSNVGVTPAQPYPIVTSGTISGIAPILQNQYTKEHDKLFSAGWNNQYDFDNGWTATADLSYSSAKKKLHDAYLFTGLAGGAFTSVDFRTPAGNGYPYFSPAVNLADPSLVVFTDPDGYGYNGRQEFDTQKDTIKAVRLEVSHPLGWIFSSMNLGVNYSDRTKTKQADVQFAWLNGNGSTRDTYDNHFSAPVNPGFLWAPTSLGYGGIPGILSYDVLGALANQFYLTERNGQGDWSRNYTVEEKVPVAYAKFNIETTLGNVPLTGNVGVQFVRTDQSSTALQTNGDTLVGSINDGAKYNNVLPSLNLVAHLTDRQYLRFGFAKTMARGRIDDEKVATSAGLSKVQDGPAAGQVLWSGSGGNPKLKPYVAVGTDLSYEFYFGKSSYFAAAVFNKNLLNYIYNQTTLDYDFSHYTNNDPTLTPTSNIGSFTRPANGTGGKMQGLELSGALEGGLLAQALDGFGVQANFSLTNSNIPKNSISSIPGGPATLPGLSRKVANLALYYEKYGWSVRVAERYRSSFTGEAVALFDQLGYTKILANRQTDFQLGYAFSEGSLNGLSLLLQVSNLSNTADKSVQISGLPNNVQVTRPLEYDTWGRTVMFGVNYKL
- a CDS encoding manganese efflux pump MntP family protein, with translation MNPVSILLLGFAMSTDAFAAAIGKGAAMTRPRLSQAMRAGLIFGVIEAITPVLGWLLGKGASRYIEAWDHWIAFGLLLVLGLHMIWAGVQPDSGEPVDEAKKHGIVGLAITGLSTSIDALAVGVGLAFVDTPIAVVALVIGLCTFSMVTLGIMLGHVLSAMVGRRAEIIGGVILIGVGAVILYEHLSA